Within the Magnetospirillum sp. genome, the region GGTGCGCGAGATCGTCGCGGCCAGCGGTGCGGCGTTTGCGGGCGGGACAGAAAATCCAAGCGGCGCGTTCATCGGCCGCGATGCGGGCGAGGTTGCGGGCATTGGCGCGCTCCAGGCCAAAATCGGCGCCGACCCGCGCGCGTTGTTCGCGGCAAGCGATGCGGTCATCGATTTTTCGGCCCCCGCTGCCACGCGTGCGCATGCAAACCTCGCCGCCGAATTCGGCAAAACGCTGGTGGTGGGTACGACGGGCCTGTCCGCCGACGACCAGACCGTGCTCGCAAGAGCCGCCGAGAAATGCGCGATCGTGCAGGCCGCCAATTTCTCGCTCGGCGTCAATCTCGCCTTGGCGTTGGTTGAAGAAGCGGCTAAGCGCCTCGGCGCCGATTACGACATCGAGATTTTCGAAGCGCACCACAAGCACAAGGTCGATGCGCCCTCGGGCACGGCGCTTGCGTTGGGC harbors:
- the dapB gene encoding 4-hydroxy-tetrahydrodipicolinate reductase; the protein is MKIGVVGAAGRMGQMLVREIVAASGAAFAGGTENPSGAFIGRDAGEVAGIGALQAKIGADPRALFAASDAVIDFSAPAATRAHANLAAEFGKTLVVGTTGLSADDQTVLARAAEKCAIVQAANFSLGVNLALALVEEAAKRLGADYDIEIFEAHHKHKVDAPSGTALALGRAAAAGRGIDFATQTIRSRDGHTGPRPAGPIGFSVARGGSEIGEHTVMFFGDGERVEIAHKAQGRQVYSKGAVRAALWAAGKPPGLYSMRDVLGL